A genomic stretch from Ficedula albicollis isolate OC2 chromosome 4A, FicAlb1.5, whole genome shotgun sequence includes:
- the DKC1 gene encoding H/ACA ribonucleoprotein complex subunit 4, with protein sequence MVDERMRSSTRLPCVTVNYSLYKEGSPVRTPGRECRGSSAKKRRKKEKRALGDDDVADIQHTEDFLIKPESRVAQLDTSQWPLLLKNFDKLNVDRKLNVRTAHYTPLPSGSNPLKREISDYVRSGFINLDKPSNPSSHEVVAWIRRILRVEKTGHSGTLDPKVTGCLIVCIERATRLVKSQQGAGKEYVGIVRLHNAIESEAQLARAIETLTGALFQRPPLIAAVKRQLRVRTIYESKLVEYDPEKRLGIFWVSCEAGTYIRTLCVHLGLLLGVGGQMQELRRVRSGILGEMDNMVTMHDVLDAQWQYDNNKDDSYLRRVILPLEKLLTSHKRLVMKDSAVNAICYGAKIMLPGVLRYEDGIELNQEIVVITTKGEAICLAIALMTTAVISTCDHGIVAKIKRVIMERDTYPRKWGLGPKASQKKMMIQKGLLDKHGKPNESTPESWRREYVDYRDASRKEAAADHQAVSEVDRAAKRKRDSESENEEAVTPPSTPPPEELSKKEKKRKKKEKKAREAAESGGEQVERTSESSSSKKKKKKQKEVVEESSD encoded by the exons ATGGTTGATGAGAGAATGCGTTCATCTACACGTTTGCCTTGTGTCACAGTAAACTACTCGCTGTAT AAAGAAGGCAGTCCAGTTCGTACACCTGGGAGAGAATGCAGAG GTTCCAGCGCGAAGAAGCGGCGGAAGAAGGAGAAGCGGGCGCTCGGCGATGATGATGTAGCG GACATTCAGCACACCGAGGATTTCCTCATCAAGCCCGAGTCCCGGGTGGCCCAGCTGGACACGTCGCAGTGGCCCTTGCTGCTGAAG AACTTCGACAAGTTAAATGTGGATCGGAAGTTAAATGTGAGGACAGCACACTACACACCTCTTCCTTCCGGTTCTAATCCCCTAAAGAGAGAGATTTCTGACTATGTTAG GTCTGGCTTTATTAACCTCGACAAGCCCTCCAATCCATCCTCGCACGAGGTGGTTGCGTGGATCCGGCGCATCCTGCGGGTGGAGAAGACGGGGCACAGTGGCACCCTGGATCCCAAGGTGACCGGCTGCCTCATCGTGTGCATCGAGAGGGCGACACGGCTGGTCAAAtctcagcagggagcag GCAAAGAGTATGTGGGAATTGTTCGGCTGCACAATGCCATTGAAAGTGAGGCTCAGCTGGCCAGG GCCATAGAAACCCTGACAGGTGCCCTGTTCCAGCGGCCACCCCTCATTGCTGCTGTCAAACGACAACTGAGAGTCAGAACCATCTACGAGAGCAAGCTGGTGGAGTATGATCCTGAGAAGAGATTAG GTATCTTCTGGGTGAGCTGTGAAGCAGGCACATACATCCGAACCCTGTGTGTCCACCTGGGCTTGCTGCTGGGCGTGGGGGGCCAGATGCAAGAGCTGCGCAGAGTCCGCTCAGGCATCCTGGGAGAGATG GACAACATGGTGACCATGCACGATGTGCTGGATGCCCAGTGGCAGTACGACAACAACAAGGACGACAGCTACCTGCGAAGGGTCATCCTGCccctggagaagctgctcaCTTCACACAAGAGGCTCGTCATGAAAGACAGTGCT GTTAATGCCATTTGCTATGGAGCCAAGATCATGCTGCCTGGTGTTCTGCGGTACGAGGATGGGATTGAGCTTAATCAAGAGATTGTTGTCATCACCACAAAAGGAGAAGCCATCTGCCTAG CCATTGCCTTGATGACCACAGCAGTCATTTCTACGTGTGACCATGGCATCGTGGCAAAGATCAAGAGAGTGATCATGGAGAGAGACACATATCCCAGGAAATGGGGGCTGGGTCCCAAg GCCAGTCAGAAGAAGATGATGATCCAGAAAGGTCTGCTGGACAAGCATGGAAAGCCCAATGAGAGCACACCAGAGTCCTGGAGGAGGGAATATGTGGATTACAG GGATGCTTCcaggaaagaagcagctgctgatCATCAAGCTGTTTCAGAGGTAGACAGGGCTGCAAAA AGAAAACGAGACTCAGAGAGTGAAAATGAGGAAGCTGTGACCCCACCGTCCACCCCACcaccagaggagctgagcaaaaaggaaaagaaaaggaagaagaaagagaagaaggcCAGAGAGGCAGCTGAGAGTGGGGGAGAACAAGTAGAAAGG AccagtgagagcagcagcagcaagaagaagaagaagaagcaaaagGAGGTTGTAGAAGAGAGCTCGGACTAA
- the LOC107603619 gene encoding factor VIII intron 22 protein-like has protein sequence GAAPGGAFLDVLARCEVSRVLLLLLLQPPPAKLLPEHARTLEQYCWEAPDGGAGAASGSGTGGALPPAASYLPAELFLLLQSAVLACQEKDAEALKALQAELWPLLSAEQNHLLHLVLQEMLSPAGQGL, from the exons ggggccgcgccCGGCGGCGCCTTCCTGGACGTGCTGGCGCGCTGCGAGGTGTCgcgggtgctgctgctgctcctgctgcagccgcCGCCCGCCAAGCTGCTGCCCGAGCACGCCCGCACGCTGGAGCAGTACTGCTGGGAGGCGCCCGACGGCGGAGCGGGC gccgccagCGGCAGCGGCACGGGCGGGGCGCTGCCGCCGGCCGCCAGCTACCTGCCGGCcgagctgttcctgctgctgcagtcgGCCGTGCTGGCGTGCCAGGAGAAGGACGCGGAGGCGCTGAAGGCGCTGCAGGCCGAGCTGTGGCCGCTGCTGAGCGCAGAGCAGAACCATCTGCTGcacctggtgctgcaggagatgctgagcCCCGCCGGACAGGGGCTCTGA